The nucleotide window CACAACGCCGCCCACTATCTTCTACGCCTACATCTTCTATTAAAATCGaaccttgtttatttttttataaataaatgatcttGTCGTTAAGTAAAATTTTGTTACTTAATCTTAAACGCTGTTATAGAAACAacagaattataaaattatttgtaagcgATACAATAGCGATAACGAATAAGGTCTTTAAAGATTTCAGAACTTCATCCTTTATTATCTCTACTTTGTGGGATTATTAAAAGCTCCgttttaaaagaattaataGACTTCTTGTCTTAACTTGTTTCTCGAACAGGTAAAATGTAGCGCTTCCTTATCGGCGGGGGTCTTCaaagtttttttaacaatagcTACCAGCCCTTTTGTTCAATGCGTATTCTAGTCGTTTTGTTTTCGTTAAAATCCAAATCTCACTTATTTTAACAATGTACAAACAAAAGTTAGGCTTTCTACCATTTTCAATATATGTACGATTATCAGACGAGTATAAAAAATGCATCGGTATAAAATGGGGGtaactttgtaattttattatcattttaaaagataGATTAAGGGCGTCTGACGTTCACAGTTAATTTTGATtgtaacgtatttttttatcaataacttcaatatttcatatatttattggcATGTGCCGTCAATCTACACCATTCAAcgcaataaaaacttattaaacatagataaaaatgtataaaataataatgaccaACGTctaaatgatatattatcatttatcacTATCTTATTTAAGTGTAAAGAGAGCGCGTGATCCTTACCTGAATTCGGTTGTTCTTGTATATCAATCATTGACAACATTCCTTTCTTTTCAAATATACTTTTCACATTTGCACAAGATACTTCTGTGTCAGCAGCTGAAGTAGCCGCCAAGAAACCGgtaaacaataccaaatacaaTATTTGGCTCTTCATTCTCAATCCAAAAATCGATTTTTTGTTAGGCGACAGTTTTACACAAAAACACACGTTCACAGCCATGTTCGcgataaagttataaaattaaatgttaaaaaaggtTAACTTAATCCACtagactttttataaataaaagtgaaattaaaatattactaattgaaACTTTGGACAGTTTATACGCCATATAAACGGCACACGATGATTCAACTGCGATCCATGACGATCGCAGTAAGACTGCGCCGGCTGAAGTGCGCTGAATGCGAGTATACTATACTCCATCCTGTCTATAGTTGCCAGCTTCAATAAAATTGTACTTCTGATAAATTACACATTAAGAAagttaatcattaaaatatttgaattttcatataaatagataaatatttttaaaatattaaatttttgagaTATGCACTTTTACAGTAAACGAAATGGTTACAGCAGTTAAGCCGTACGATGACACATTACTTTTGTCTCGCTCTTAAGACctggtttaatataaattcaaaagagATGTCTATAGATTTCGTAATTCAAACgtggtaaaatataaattttcattcataataaaatgtaaatgtcagTCAGCACgatgtaaattgtattttttaattcgacGATCACGGCGCTTACTGATAGTTGAGCTAAACGggtgaaattaattttagtttgaattgtcattaatattaagttaaaaaaaaacttccaaaagatttttaatttataaatatctatatgtatatatattaatatccaaactttattattttacatatctaTTTTTtgcataaactttatataacatttataaccgGTCCCATGATGAGggtttatttgttaaatgttgTCTCGAATACTATCAGAAAACAATGCTATTCTACGAAGAATGTGAAGAAGGTTACCCATTGCATCTTCGATATGGACGGTCTTCTTTTAGGTAAGTTTGCATAACAAAGTTTTACGTTCGACCTTTCAGACTTGTCAATATTTATACACAATACAAACGAGGTTACATCGttacgaaatatttttgatgtttgtaaatcgtaatatataataattgtaaatcatTAAGTTGAACAATGTTTACAAACTAACGTAAATAAACgacttaagtaaaaaaaaagagtaagaaaaatttgaaaataaaaatgtcaaacaCTTATAATTTCAGATACCGAGCAGGTCTACAAAAAAATGATAACACAGATCTGTGCCAAATATGGTCATAAATACACTGAAGAATTAATGATGAAGGTCCTTGGTGGTACAGAACAGAGATTGTCAGAGATCTTATGTAAAGATTTAAATCTTCCTATAACACCGAAAGAGTTTCGTGATCAGTTATTAGAGCTGGGGGACACAATGCTTGCTGGTAGTCCGTTATTGGATGgttagtatgtatttttttattgtcttgtATTTGGaaaactgaaattaaaaatgtaaagtacAGACACATAATAAGGCTTTGCTTaactaattatgtttattaatcaaaaatagTACTAGGTAAAtggaggaccgggagctttggcctTGGGAGAGACCTatattcagcagtggactatgattggctgttgattgaaacaTTAATTCATGTATTACAGCCGAGGACAAATTGTTTATTAGGCATTGTAGACAAAAGCCTAAGCATCTAAAATTGGCACTTATGTGTGCCAAAAATAGGGAAAAgaatttttttgcaaaaaaaaacaattttgaaaaaaattgtattaagatagataaaaataatataagattattacaAAAGAGTAGGGCTCTTGCATGCATTGCTTAGGGCCTAACATGTTTAATCCAtttcatgaaaaataaaatcaaatatacaataaattacgtCTGTCATAAGTatcattttaaagttaatttaccCCAGTGATATGTGAATATCCTAGCATAACAAATGCAAACAGATACACACACaatataccaataataataatatctgtgTTTGTTTTGGAAATGTAGAAAATATATGCACATGAAATATTAATGTCATAAAAAAGctgtatattaaatttgaacgattgttataatcataaaataatctGATGATAAGTTATCTTATCATTGCAAAATAAATCTTGCATGTTATAGTATTGatacgtaaataatttaataattattatttatttccacaGGAGCGGAGAGATTGATACGTCATCTCCATCAAACAAAAGTACCATTTGCACTCGCGACATCTTCCAGTGCCCGTTCTGTTGAAACAAAAGTTGAGAAATATAAGGAACTCTTCAGCTATTTCCATCACATGGTCATGGGTAGTACAGACAAGGAAGTCAAGTATGGGAAACCACATCCAGATATCTTTTTGGTGGCAGCAGCCAGGTTCCCTGACAAACCTAAGCCAGAAAAGGTTGGTAACCAATAATGGCTAAATATTACTGTAaggtttaattaaaagttattaaaccATTCAATATCCAAAAGTTCtaaagtaattattgtattttatttattcagtatAAAATTCAACCAGTACTATTTCAAATgtgtacataattaatatttatcaaagagataaaatatttttatttttaataaatttaaaacttatttcattTCCAGTGTTTAGTATTTGAAGATTCTCCACACGGCGTGACAGCTGGCGTGTCCGCGGGAATGCAAGTGGTTATGGTACCAGATCCCCACTTGGACAAGAGACTGACCACTCACGCCACCATAGTACTACCGACGCTAGCCAAATTCCAACCAGAAATCTTTGGATTACCGGCTTTCCAGTAACACTTTATTTGAGTAGGAACAAGGAAATAGAACTGAAccaagattttaatttaataaagtagaaGTTAGATGTGTGCTTAGTATTAtgattttatgtacaaaatgaTAGAAATGTAGggttttttgattttgatttaatcaTACATGGTAGTAGTACTCATACACAGCCGTTTGCCAAAAAGTAGCAGTGGTTTGTGGCAAATTATAGTTTAGGAAAAATGCTTCTGACGTATTAAATACGCAACAGCTACGATTACCCGCCGCGACTAGACCGTTGGGATGGTAAAaccatgttaaatattatttgtctattcccaaaaaaaataacaccatATTTGTCTAGGTTCGCTGAAAAGAAAAGACACAAATGAGTCGATGATGTATAACATTGAAGGGGGCATACTCTAGTCATAATTTTGCAAATATCTTAGTGACAAAGTAAAAGGTCtccaaatatcatattatagtttTCAATGTGTGTTGATAGTCATTCTGTTTGGATATTGCCTTTTATATATACAGGTAATCTTAGTATGTAAACCAGAATATTtagtcaaaattaaaaagttgataGCCAATTTCATTTAAACAAGAATTTTAGCTGCCACTATTTAAAAACTTTGGTAGGCTTCAGGTTGAGTATGACTAAAAATAGCCGTTTTGTAATGTATCAAAATCAAAGCAATACTGAAATATCAGTCCATTAACGTGCTCTGAGACAATAGTTGTAAAGTATATAGAGACTGTACTCAAATTAGTTACATAGGCaaagaaataaaatctatttttttatatttcatttttattctacatgcacataataagtaaaaacaCTTTggaagcaatattttttatattatacgatCTTAGAATTATTAAGGAAAATTTTTGCTAATACCTCATAGATGTAGAATGTAGAGGTGTAATAATAAGTATCTGTTGAATCACATGATATAATCAATTTTAAGTACAATACTGgaaacatttcttttttattatataaaattgtaagctGTTTGTACCACTTTGTGATAATATAAGCCCCAACTTGTTTTGTACATTGTAGTGTTAAGaataaaagcaataatttattaaatggtgttttaattaaactcaAAATATACTGTAACTAATtactaacataatttaaaatatttatttcacaagCTGCTTAATAGCAGATAGCACATCATTGGCAGCTAAATTTGTTAGTGGAGTGCTGCTTTCTACACCTTTATCTggaaaaaagttataaatccaAATTAAAGGAACAGCTTAAGATTTAAAATGACTCATTATACTTATTCtatactcttatatatatatatatatatatatatagtatatataagagtatatatatatatatatatatagctaatatatatatatatatatatatatataagagtatatatatatatatatactcttatttattataatatacaatcaaATTATGGACTCTTATGTACTAAAATCTATTTTTCTACTCATATATTTAATGCTGTTATAGTTTTTCAAAGGAATAATGCAATAATTTGTACATTCAAAAGTGAAGAGATTTAAGACTTAatcagttttttaataatttccaaTACTTGTCCACTGCTCAGATCACAAAGAGACTCGCATAACTCACGTCCTCTAtctgtaaatattgtaattatataacttacacCTTAAATTCACAAATCTTTGGTTAGATCATTTTATCTTATTCTAATACGAACAATGTTACATAAGTTATGTAAATTTAAGATTCttctgtattataatataatagtcaatTACATTGAACTAATTTGGTCGATATTTCAAATAGTGTGGATTGTTTTAATAAGGAATTTGTCATCTGAAGACATTGCAGCTGTAAGAGATATTAAGTATCCCGTAAACCTAccagtacctacccagaagggcttgcacaaaagccCTACTGCTtatgatttatgttatttaaaaataataatcatgtcAATACTAATTTGAATGCCTACCATAGCGAGCCCAAACCCGGGGCTGAATTCCACTACACTCGCGTATCAAGATTGGAAAGTTAGGGTTCTCCTTCTTGATATTTACATAGTTCTTTTGAATGAACTCTCTGAAATTGATAACAAAAAATTcagtgttatttttaaatatgaataatagcaaatattaatcataagaaaacaatacaagtgattataaataaagagtTAATACAGTACTTGACTTATAttgctataattttttattttaattaattataagcttatatattaagtcattttttaatatatcggcttataattaattaaatgtatactttATTAGAATATCATATCCGATTAATTTGTCATTTACAGCTCTAATGGTatgatagtaatttatttttgtaagaaatttaGAAAATGCGTAGATGCTATTTAAAGGAAAGAATAAATCGTTCGGTGTAATTTTTATTCCGAATTTTCATTATCGAATAGGTTagtcaaatgtttatgtaatcaAACATACCGTACACCAGCTGACTGTTTACTTGTTTGACATAAATGAATTCTCAGCTCTTTGAGAGCGCCTCCTAGACGTAGTGACATTTTTTGTTACTGTTCTTCTTTTAAAGTCTTAACGAGAAAAAGATAATTTTCGACTTAAATTCACAAATGTATTTCAAAGAAACTGACAGTCGACAATAGTTTTGACTTTGACATTGACTTTTGTctgttagttttttatttattaacagtagtacctatataaaaatttaaaccattttgataaaatatagttattaagtTGTATTGTTTTTGGAAACatatgttttgttgttttagtGTAGTAGTTGTGTTgaattagaaaaattatataattatgtagtttGTATCTGACCCGAGTTAAGTTAAACTCTATTTGAGTCTCATCTGACTCTCAAAACGCCGAGATGGTCGTTGGTTCAAATCCGTCCGGAtttgcaccactgaatttttatgtgcttaatttgtgtttataatttatctcgtgcttgatggtgaaggaaaacatcgtgaggtaacctgcatgtgtctaatttcattgaaattctgtcacatgtttattttaccaacccgcattggagcagcttggtggaataagctccaaaccttctcctcaaaagggagagaaggccttagcccagcagtgggacattaacagcctCTTACTGTAGTTTGTATAAATTTTGATCAGAAATAGgttttgttaagttttaataactttttaatgtatatCTAATTGGTGTCGTAATActgaacttttatatttttataagtgtttATATGTACACAATCTACAGATGTCTTTAAGCCAATTTTGATGCATTTGTACATTTAGAATAATCCTTATCTCTAATTGTCTCCAGATTAAATGTTAGTTTTGTCAAAACATAATACATACGGTTTCAATGTGGgtcaaaatcattaaatatcataataaccTTTCTAAAAGTACAAGAACAATATTACCATCGTATtatcactaaatatatatatatataatttatatttaaaacacacaatttatttaacaatttattgtagtttaatacTTGATAcatcaatttcttttttttgtacatttaatctaagtaccaaatattttttatgattcatTATTACCATCGAAGCAACAATTTCTCCTGGAAACATTAGAAAATCGAttgataaatagttttaaattattaaaaaaaaaacaacagtttgtttctttaaatattaacagatCCTTGACAAACAGCTAATGAAAATGCACTCAATctacttttataaaagtaaatatttttatataatcaagttTTAGgaaaaacataacatttattttgggTAATAACTATTTCAAGTCCTATTAACAATAATCTATAAGGTAGTcatagtgtaataaataaattgaaagagTTCATACACTTGTCATTTTGttcttcaacaaaaaaaaaaattatcagtcaaaaaatgaaatttctgtaaataattttacatttaatgaatttacataatttatgtaattactgTTTAGTCATAgacaattgaataaatatttttaattcataacaTTATTAGTAGGCACATTGTTCAATCCAtacaaaacatttgtttttgctattattaattcaaaataattattaaataaagtgaatTTGTTCTTACAATAACTACCAAgaatttgtgtttaataaattttcactttataaatttataataattattaaaacattgtttgaatatgtatgtaaaattgacaatttaagACTTGATCAAGTTGAAGAAATctatgaattttttttctaagttagcaacaataaaaaaaattgtgaaagatctaagttttaatattataaaaaaagtaatatcattaatttgtatatacatatttacatcttaatttaaaaacctCACAGATTAGTATGCAGTAATGCAAGTATATAATctgattgaatttttttttcgaatgaaTCTTCAATTTACCCCTacatatttcaatgaaaaatttTAACTCACAACATACTAGGTTCTATTTTCAATAGTATTTAGGAAACAGGAGTTCTAATCAATATTACTC belongs to Nymphalis io chromosome 2, ilAglIoxx1.1, whole genome shotgun sequence and includes:
- the LOC126776922 gene encoding NADH dehydrogenase [ubiquinone] 1 alpha subcomplex subunit 2, producing MSLRLGGALKELRIHLCQTSKQSAGVREFIQKNYVNIKKENPNFPILIRECSGIQPRVWARYDKGVESSTPLTNLAANDVLSAIKQLVK
- the LOC126776803 gene encoding probable pseudouridine-5'-phosphatase; the encoded protein is MMRVYLLNVVSNTIRKQCYSTKNVKKVTHCIFDMDGLLLDTEQVYKKMITQICAKYGHKYTEELMMKVLGGTEQRLSEILCKDLNLPITPKEFRDQLLELGDTMLAGSPLLDGAERLIRHLHQTKVPFALATSSSARSVETKVEKYKELFSYFHHMVMGSTDKEVKYGKPHPDIFLVAAARFPDKPKPEKCLVFEDSPHGVTAGVSAGMQVVMVPDPHLDKRLTTHATIVLPTLAKFQPEIFGLPAFQ